The stretch of DNA TATAAGCTGCCAATGGTGCACGGGATGGTGAAACTCCCTAGGTCTTTCAACTTTGGTggcaatttattttgtaaaatggCACTACATTCCTCTGTTAACATCACGGTTTCATGCTCCTCAAGCTTCCTTTTGTTCGATAGAATCTCCTTCATAAATTTTGCATAGCTGTGCATTTGAGATAGAGCTTCAGCAAATGGGATATTGATATGTAGCTTCTTGAACACctccaaaaatttctcaaattgttTATCCAACTTGTGCTTGCGCAATCTTTGAGGAAATGGAATTGGTGGAACATAAGGCTTGATTGGTGATGAAACCACTTTTTCTTGTTCAGCTATATCTTCGGGCTCCTTATTCTCAGTTGCTATCTCCTTTTCGGCATCAGTTTTCTTTTCCACACTTGGTCTTTTAACATGGATTTCCGGGAGTTGCACTCCACTCCTTGTAGTGATTGCATTTGCTTGCTCTTTAGGATTAACTTCAGTGTTTCTTGGCCATGTGCCCTGTTGCCTTTCAGTAAGAATTTTAGCTAACTGCCCAATTTCagtctctatattttttatggcTGCATCAGTCCGCTCACTTCGTTCTTGAAGTTTTGAAATTGCTGCTTCCCATCCTCCTTTTTCCTCATGTGGTCTTCCTtgttttggtgggttttgaacTCCCTGATTGTTGccatatgaaaaattaggatGGTTTCTCCAGCCGGGATTGTATGTTGGagaaaattgattattttgtggACGCTGGAAATTTTGTTGACGCGGGTAGTTTTGCGCATAAGCAGCCTGCTCTGTGAGTGAATGGTCCCTAACGGTCAATGGGCATTCGGATGAGAGATGGTTTGCCCCACAATTTGTACAAACTGGAAGAGATCCTTGCACCACATTAACTGATGGAGAGTACTTTAAGTTTTCCATCTGTTTTGAAAGAGCATCAATCTTGGCCAACATCAATGTATTCATATCCACTTCGTGTACTCCAGCTGCTCTCCTATGTGAACTCCTATCCGGCCACATTACAAATTGCTCACTCATTGTTTCATAAAGATCATGTGACTCTCCAGCCGATTTGTTTCGAATAGAACCACCTGCTGTAGAATCAACCGCCGAACGGCTGTAAGGAGTTAACCCGGCATAGAAATAGTGATTTTGAGCTGGTAAAGAAAACCCATGATTTGGACACTTCCTTAGCAATTCTTTGTACCGTTCCCATGCTTCATGAAAGTTCTCAATTTCAACTTGCTGGAAAGTCAAAATTTCATGCTTTAATTTGCTGATCTTGGCTGGTGGAAAATATTTAAGTGTGAACTTGTGAACCAAATCAGCCCATGTAGTGATGCTACCAGGTGATAGTGAATCCAACCACTCCCGAGCTTTGTCTTTCAAAGTATGAGGAAAAAGTCGCATCCTCATTGCTTCTTCGTTGATCCCTTGATACTTAAAGTTGCCACAATACTCTAGAAACCGAGAGAGATGGTAGTGTGGATTTTCATCACTTCTCCTATAGAATGAaatgttgttggagaacaaattTATCACATCCGGCCTCAATTGGAAGTTATCATGCCCATATGGAGGATAAACTATGCTCGACCGGTTCTCAATGACTGGAGGCATCATGAAATCCCCCATCAAGATATCTCTCTCATTGATCTCAACAGTACGCTCTATTTGAACAAGCTGATTTTCGTTGTCGTCCATTATGCTTTGTTGTTGTTCCCTTTTCGCTTTTTGTTCACGACGTCTTTGATGAAAGGTTTGTTCAATCTCTAGATCAAACTCAACAAGATCAAGACGTTCTGAACGCCGCATGCACTATTTTCAATCCTAacacaacaaaaattgaaatagtttagcgtaaaaaattaaagaaagcaaCACAAGTATTAAAGCTAATCTTAATTAAAGtagtaatcaaaataaccaatccCCGgtaacggcgccaaaaacttgttcgcgtattctttcccgcaagtgaacggaatcgtaacaagtaatataatgatgaatcaagtatcgttcccacgaggattagcttttaatccctactttaaccactattaacttaaATAAGtcacacacaattaaaagaatactcaatggaagttttatataagttaaaactaactcaccaaaaggaaaacacaaaataactctttaggttttaaatataaaaatctaatgcactagggttcatgaatccaccgtagttctATAAATGGTTTAATCTTTCAATGATTGGGtcttataattcttgctttgaactgaaaatcaatgaccttaatttaatcaaaagcctctctcgatggtcgaTTGAATCTATgctcacatatgagattaattatctctaattaatctgcacatatacaaacatgcatttatccacaatgatcatcaaaataagatttcacaaggcataacggtatctctacctattatcgaaccttatgtcatttattatcaagtgctaatctatattgaatctctccaaaataatataaatcacaaacacattCTAATGACGGCCAAACATCAAAACGGAGTTAGTGTATAATAAATGATCAATCcgaaagacaaaaatataataaaacccaaatacttttaattaaaccatcgttgaactaggtttcatcaatcaccctagccacaaagtacttagcctaacatagtttcaaccaacgaaaaagtaataaaaacagagttcatgatgttgcaaagaataaagagcagaaaaataaaatcaaaaccgaagaacttcaagaaaatctcctctTTTTGCCTCAACTTGccgtcttctcctccttccaaaagctccttaatctcccaaaaataagcctttatatagccctctttaggttatcaaagcccttcaccttgaaggagtctatttcccttttatttggattaaaataggcttaaaacggccttgtcacgaagctttgaactctaccgcggtcctaccgcggtatgcttgttgctgcagacccgtgagctccagaaaataattcctaaagcggtcctacagctgtatgcataccgctgtaagaccgtgagctccatAAACTAAGTCTTATAGCGgtgctacagcggtatgcatatcgctataagcccgctagccttcttctttggcctcttgctttatcatcttcaacttcttgttttcgatactcttttgcttcCTTTTAATTCGAaacccgaccatgcctccaagcttcatttcaatcccatcatgcaccaaaaatcactctttttgctccatgtccgctttaacacatgctccacatctacataaccatatatagaaccaaatcaagtagaaatcatgctcattgaatgtataaatgctaagtttataaaccaaaataagtgtataaaagacacttatcaacaagcattagaaaagaatcggaccaaaacaaaagaattaattCATTCTATTGGTTGACCGAATGaaagagttagtcaaccgaCTGAGGACTTAGTCAACCGATGAAGAAGAGTTAGTCAACTAAATagggacttggtcgaccgagtaaaaacacttggtcgactaacagaagcttatattatcacttggtcgaccgactgaaatcacttggtcgactaacagcccacttggtcaactgactaaaacacttggtcgaccgactgaaatacttggttgactaacagaagcttaaattATTACTTGGTCGACTGactgaaacacttggtcgaccgactgaaacatttagtcgactaacagaggcttatattatcacttggtcgactaacagaagcttaaattattacttggtcgaccgactaaaacacttagtcgaccaacTGAAATACTTGGTTGACTAACAGAAAGATAAACATATACTTAGTCGACcgatagaaatacttggtcgaccgatagaaacacttggtcgaccaactgaagaacaaaacacatacttggtcgaccgatagaaatACTTGGTTGACCAATAGAGacctgaaacttaaaaataacaacgataacacacaaaactcaacatcccaagcaagatacaccaaaccctgcttctctaacattcctaatcaatcaagtgtcattccgttaagaatttagggtgaactaGACCCTAACGAAAACTCTCAAAAAGACCCATCAATGATAAAACACAAGagttaaagaaatgagaaaaaaatccACCGATCAATATAAACTCATGATTTGATGTtctaataaaatagaagattcAAAGACAAGGGaaccaagaaggaaaccaacttgacccaagagaaaaagaaccCAAGGCTTACATTAACAAGGAATATCAACATGGACTTGCAATGAAACAACATCGGATGAATAATAACTTGCATTTAGAATGAGAGCTTGCCTCCAAAATGAAACAAGGAGGTAAGAGaacttgcataaccaaaaagaaatgcaagaagaacttgcctttgatgaagaaaaatccaaggagAAGAATGCACCCAGCTGCAACTTCACTTCAAGCTTCCATGGAcatcaaaatggagaagaagaagaaaagaataagaagaagaagattgatcgggagaagagggaaagaaaaataggaaaacaaggaaaagaaagaagtatAGGGGAGGGATGGCCGCCCATCAACTTTCCAACCACTCCCTTGGCCAAATTACAACTTTGCCCATCTTGCACACTCACacaattcaaaatatcaattgcccatttttggaatttctcattttccttatttctttctcattttctttattcaacctcattatgaaattccctaattgacctcacctttttcaataaagcaaggaccatttggtcactttgcattttacaattcttttcttcttttcttttaatccacaaaatacaaatatatatatataatttcatttattaaattccatctctcatattttacacatgggcctaagcccaattcaaaaatccactcaTACACTTACatgagcccaagcccaactcattggctcaattaattataatggccCATTTCCATTAGCCCACCACAATGGCCTCAACATAACATTAAGCCCAATGGGCTTCACAACCATACAACACTTGCAATATACAAAATCTCCCCTTGGGCTCAAcccaagttttctttaaaagCCCAATCCCTTAAATTAGGCACctcacaatatttataacatctaATTCTTGAGGCTAATTTATCACACATAGAGAATCATAATTCCAATAAAACTCTAGACCcattaacgggtcgttacagctACGACTTCCTTTCCATGCCGAGGTCAATGGGTGCAGCGGTGCCATCCTGAACTCATATGCAATGTATGCTCAATAACATCATCGTGaatatatgcacatttcatcatcaatacatgtaaatgcaatctacatgacatattcacatcaagatatGACAATATGATAAGATCATTTACATCAAATAAGGTTTTCGGGTTGAACCACtttcaaatcaagcatttttcataaatccaAATTCATTTGGGTAGAACTACTTACCTCATTCGCATCTCAAAACATCTCGATCCTCGTGCCAGGCTTCTAACGTACTCAAATCAAATCCTCAACATACCTTggccatcatattcattcaataaatCAATATTATATTCCTTTCCTAATTTccctctatttctttctattttccttaataattccttaaacattttcctcactaaataatttctcaataataaCTCACAAAATAACATTCCTAATTTACTGGACTTTCTAGGGAATTTTTACTTAACTTTGCCATTCATGTTTCCTCGGTATGAGTGCCAtgacctcgatttgcatgcccaACCTTGATTTTTGTGCAATTACTCTATTCTTGCAACCCACCTCGCTTCTTGCAAACCATCTTGATTCTTGCACACTACCTTGATTCCTGCGAGCCACCTAGGTGAAGGATCAagaacgaggatacaaaagcatgcaacggaagcgttttaatcaaaaaacgatcctcgtattgattagaatctaagagacttacttttacggcggattaccggtcggaatggggcgataggggcaggatgcgcggtagcttcttcgcgtggtggagacgacggctgtcctgctatccttcggctccttcgcatcagaacttcgaggctctctttcgatcttccgaaatatgactcgaactcgtgacCTTTCTTCGGTgatgaagaatgaaaaacgacttggatggaaaaacaaataatgagagaatatatagggagaaccctagggttaaaaccctagtgggccaaaccctaatgggccaagatcttttaattaattttctaattgggttagcccaattaattaattaaaaccctaatgaactattattttattctagcccaattaattatggaccattctgaataaaataattctctctcaatgtaattcatccaacaagccaaatgtattaaaaaatacatgagttacatcgagctaccccggggaccaaaagacaaattattcacggctactaaaatgaccaaaatatccctgctacctagtagctatattttgtcattctaagtgttccaactatcaccatatggtaacactgaccccacgaataattttgcatatgccatgtctttgacctactagtgtaatgacgaaaatacccctctacgtaacacccatcatttagaaaggaataatgtactaacacctttctaaatgatttctaccatccttagatcactagtccaataatccgtgactactcgaatgtacttgcttatcactgggagctacccagaagcacacactcttaagtcacgttcccagggccctggattattcgattattcttggacaatcacaaggggtgaatcacagaaactatcttgtattagtctgtcttagctaattagaaaccatactcccaactcaaaaggatattgatctttgatagacctcacctacaatgaatctaagaatatagctctaggttcactagaccaccaactaatactcaagtattagagtactcgtccacgtagtagcagtgatagactagctccatgataattagtactttgtcattagcttctatcacaggtccactctacgcattccaaatgcgcttgtacaattagagtaaacggactgtttactggctaaggcaaaccatcctccattaggatctattgcacaatgatcttatcatgatagaatgcccagttctatcaaaagatcaagagtaatattttcttgcttattaagtacccatgattcatgcctaactgtgaagaacgacccatcacatgaatcacttacttaatagcatggacacctttccaacaattaaatgcaaataatatatgtgccataaactgaataaaagaaacatcattaccataaattaaacaaaacgtgtctttagggcatacatttcaaACACTAGGTTTgtgtgcatcacctcgattccCTTGTAACacctcgattttcatgtcaAGCCTCAAAAGTTGCTCAACTCACTTAACCTTGAGCACATCAATCCTATAAACTATATTCATTCTTAGAACTTCAAAAAGAAATTCCAGAACTTACCCAAAACTtcattttcacgcaaaacgaggctctttgatACTAAAATCGAGATACTAGAAAGACAAACTTCAAAACTAATTGTACACAATTCAAGATCTCGATTTTTCaggattttaaaatttttttctagaattttcctcATCCGAACGCGTTCTCACGCGCCACCCGAAGTTCCCCCACGCACCTGCACGTGAAGGCCGAGAGTGAGCCTCACACTCCAGCCTTCTTCTCCAACGACGGCACACCGGAGAGAATGGGTCTCTGCACCCCATTGAAGCTTTCTTCCATCAATCCTAATGGCCCTTCTTGCTGCTTGAAACAAGCACCGGAAGGCCTTCAAACGGTCGTCCAAAGCCTTGGCCAACACCACCGTCTCCTTACTCCAGCCAAGCTCGAAACCCACTCAAAGCAACACCAAAATGCATCTAACTCTCCATATACCTCCCTCAagtcatgggcttcaaaagccctttTCTTTTAGCCTCCAATTCATTCGGTTGAGCCTtcaatttgaagctcaaaattttgaaaccctTGGCCAAACCCTCTCACGAAAcctggctatttatagccacaACTGGACCTTAAAACTAACATGCATGGTCGACCCAATGCCTCAAGCTTCACAACCACCTCTTGGGAGACCCAAAAACATGGACAAACAGCCTTGATTGGCTGATTACAGGTCACGGTATTGCCGCGACATACCGACCAAACTATGGTCGGTTTCTTCAAAAATCCGGCCACCTCGATGCTCGCTAACGGCCCAGCCTTTCTCCCCACACTTGCTCGACCACCCTCCTTGGATTTCCCATGGTCAGAGCCTCGATCAGTGACCTAAAATTGTAGGTCGGCCATGGTTACCTCAAGTTTTGTTTAATTTCACTTTTGCCCCTCCAGTTTTAACTTTTACACTTTTGCCCTGATCTTTCTATCATTACCGTTAGGACCCTCATGTTCCAAAATCCTTATTTCATCTTTTGAAGATTCTAAAAAAATGTCCTTTCAACCTCCATTCGGCAAATTcggtaaattttaaaaaattacactttagcccgtATTTTCATTTTGGctttaaatcattttgtttcttccaagaaCCACTAAAAGGTTGTTCTATACACCAAATATGACCCTCCTCGAGGTTTCGTTGACTTCTCAGAAACCCCCTgcaattattcaatttttcagcctaacTCCTAgttgcattttagttgtaccgaaaatcgtctcaattttaatttcctttacttccataaatcctatctcggaacacTCATCAAGATCATGCCATTTTCCATAACCAATTACACTCTAGGGCATTCCCTCCAATCGATTCGGCAATATAACTGCTATAAACTATACTTAAGCCCCTAATCCTTTGATAATTTCTCCTATGGCCCAAGCTCAAATTACTCTTAagccctttagaaaatttggggttttacatattttattttcaacatttagGGATATTTCATTTAAGTTTACTTTTTGTTGGTTGAGTTTGGTTGCCTTGAGATATGGCacaatttaacaattttatttccagtttatgagaattaattattatttttgatatggtttttctcttattaattattgtagCATTTGGGGTGCTACATtggttggtatcaaagcagagGTTCGAGTCAAAGTTTCCcatacacacataggatgttgggtagagctAGGACCTGAGTCTATTATTTGGGTAGGTTAGACCCAAGTAGATATTATTTTCTGACCCTATGTGGTGATGCAGGAAGATAAGTGGTAGAAGAGGACGACCACGTACCCGCGATCAGGTTGGTACAGCTCATGATGAGATTCCTGAGTAGACCCATGAGACGGCTGGAGAGATTATTAGAGATGAGTATAGCCGAGAGATGGACAAGATGAGAGGTATGCTGACGGGGCTGATGTGAGTAGTGAATACCATAGCCACTAATTAAGGGAGGCAAGGGTCTCAAGAAGCTGGCGGCAGTGGAGGTGCATCGCCAGTCGTTCTAGTAGTTCCAGTTGCCCCAGCAGCTCCAGTGGCAACAGATCATGGGACCCAGTTATTGAAAGATTTTATGGCCTTTCAACCACCCAAGTTCTATGGTGGCGCAGATGCTTCAACGACAGAGAATTGGATGTTGGCAATAGAGAAGCACCATCAATcgattggttgtgttgatgatCATCAGGTTAGACTCAGTATCTTTCTACTTCGAGGAGATGTGGAGAGATGGTGGGACACTGCCCGCCAGAGGTTTGGAGAAAGGGAGCTGACTTAGGCAGAGTTCCAAGAGGAGTTTAATGTGGCATATCGTCTTACATGGGTTTGAGAGCAAAAGGTATACGAATTTATTGATCTAGTACAAGGAAACAAGACAGTGGCTCAGTACGAGGTAGAGTTTACTGCATTAGCCCGATATGCTCTAGATTTGGATTCtactgaagcaaagaaggcttTTAAATTTCAAAGAGGACTACGTCCAGACATCCATCGTGCCCATGGAGAAGTCTAGTGCAATGACTATGCAGCAACCGTTCAGCGCGCCTACGCTATTGAGAGAGATCGCAATGAATGGAGGGTGATACAATCAAACAAGAAAGGAGCTAGTTTGTCTCAAGCAagcaagaagaggaagtgggcaGCTGGTCACGATCGTGATGAGGGGAAGGAACCACTATGCCATCAGTGTGGGAGGTGGCACAAGGGACAATGCATGGCTGGACATGACGTATGTTATTAGTGTGGACAGGCTAGCCATATGAAGAAGGATTGTCCGAGGAATCAGACAGCACCTCTAGCACCCTCAGCTCATGAGGTAACTTGCTTCAAGTGTGGACAGCGAGGGAAGAAGGCAAATATTTGCACACGTCCACTGCAATGCGGAGGATAGAAGGTAAGAGGTTAGGGACTGAGGGGTAATCAGAGGCCACCAGCTAGGGGACCAATGGCAGTCCAAGCACCCCCACCACTTTTACCAGCAGCTCAACACCCACCTATGGCAGAGAGACCCCAGGTTCAAGGTAGTGTATACGCTCTCACATCAGCTAAGGTCGAGTAGAGCAGTGGGATgatccaaggtattctatccctcTATGATCATGATGTTCAAGTGCTTTTTGATGCTGGAgctacacattcttttattgcaccaCATGCTATGTGTTACATTCCTCATTCTTGGATCGCGTTGCTATATCATTTGATTGTGTCTACCCCTAGGGATAAAGTCATGGTGGGGagggaaaaatttgaaaattgtgaGATAAGAGTGCATGATAGGAAGTTATTAGGTGATTTGATCATTCTTGATATTAGTGACTTTGATTTTATCCTTGGTATGGATTAGTTATCTCGGCATTATGCAAAAGTTGACTATCATAAGAAGACTATTTCCTTTGAGATACCTCTGCAGCCAGTCCTTGTATATAGAGGCGTCAAGCCTATATCTACAATACCCATGATCTCTgtgatgaaagt from Diospyros lotus cultivar Yz01 chromosome 6, ASM1463336v1, whole genome shotgun sequence encodes:
- the LOC127804450 gene encoding uncharacterized protein LOC127804450 gives rise to the protein MRRSERLDLVEFDLEIEQTFHQRRREQKAKREQQQSIMDDNENQLVQIERTVEINERDILMGDFMMPPVIENRSSIVYPPYGHDNFQLRPDVINLFSNNISFYRRSDENPHYHLSRFLEYCGNFKYQGINEEAMRMRLFPHTLKDKAREWLDSLSPGSITTWADLVHKFTLKYFPPAKISKLKHEILTFQQVEIENFHEAWERYKELLRKCPNHGFSLPAQNHYFYAGLTPYSRSAVDSTAGGSIRNKSAGESHDLYETMSEQFVMWPDRSSHRRAAGVHEVDMNTLMLAKIDALSKQMENLKYSPSVNVVQGSLPVCTNCGANHLSSECPLTVRDHSLTEQAAYAQNYPRQQNFQRPQNNQFSPTYNPGWRNHPNFSYGNNQGVQNPPKQGRPHEEKGGWEAAISKLQERSERTDAAIKNIETEIGQLAKILTERQQGTWPRNTEVNPKEQANAITTRSGVQLPEIHVKRPSVEKKTDAEKEIATENKEPEDIAEQEKVVSSPIKPYVPPIPFPQRLRKHKLDKQFEKFLEVFKKLHINIPFAEALSQMHSYAKFMKEILSNKRKLEEHETVMLTEESWFR